A stretch of the Capsicum annuum cultivar UCD-10X-F1 chromosome 8, UCD10Xv1.1, whole genome shotgun sequence genome encodes the following:
- the LOC124886651 gene encoding uncharacterized protein LOC124886651, translating into MILVMNFIIKKSKKIRVEEGRPRIKWGVLTPDSALEIDEKVAGLRVWEYRGNVNVMWDRAASCITETTREVLGVARGRARRYKGKWWWNEEFKKKVEMKKGGVQRRKAGKRGCIGLIRLESERVGISTKLLNEEEDRGIELGELEHLDERRDFSYCRRFKIEEVKKAIRRIRRGRVVGPDEIPMDFWKCIGGAGLRWLTDLFNDIFKTTRMQGA; encoded by the exons atgattttggtgatgaatttcattatCAAGAAGAGCAAGAAGATAAGGGTCGAAGAGGGTCggcctagaattaagtggggtgtcTTGACACCAGATAGTGCGCTGGAGATAGATGAGAAAGTAGCGGGATTGAGGGTGTGGGAGTATAGGGGGAACGTGAAtgttatgtgggatagggctgccaGTTGCATCACGGAGACTACTAGAGAAGTATTGGGTGTTGCGAGGGGTCGAGCAAGACGGTATAAAGGGAagtggtggtggaatgaagaatttaagaagaaagtggagatgaAGAAAGGgggc GTTcagaggagaaaggcggggaaacgaggttgtataggcttgataAGGCTAGAGAGCGAAAGGGTCGGGATctcgaccaa gctTTTAAATGAGGAGGAggacagaggcattgagttagggGAGCTAGAGCACTTGGATGAGAGACgtgatttcagttattgtagaCGCTTTAAGATTGAGGAGGTCAAAAAGGCTATTCGTAGGATACGGAGGGGAAGGGTGgtggggcctgatgagattccgaTGGATTTTTGGAAATGTATAGGtggggcaggtttaaggtggttgactgatttgtttaacgaCATTTTTAAGACGACAAGAATGCAGGGGGCTTGA